The following are from one region of the Nicotiana tomentosiformis chromosome 7, ASM39032v3, whole genome shotgun sequence genome:
- the LOC104085124 gene encoding F-box/kelch-repeat protein At1g57790-like, which produces MAGRKRRKMKLLAATAPNNGGASTEQCEGSDEQNSLFCVPMEILELILSRLNLRENIRASAVCKQWLAVSVSVRVANKPPWLMFFPKFGDLVEFYDPSVRQTYSVELPELRGSRLCYAKDGWLLLYKPRTLRVLFFNPYTKNVINLPRLELTYQIVAFSAAPTSPNCIVFTVKHISPTLVAISTCQPGATEWTTANYQNRLPFVSSIWNKLVFCNGLFYCLSLTGWLGVYNPEERTWLVRVVPPPRCPENFFVKNWWKGKFMAEHNGDIYVIYTCSTANPVIYKLDQINKIWVEMQTLGGLTLFASFLSSQARIDVLGVMRNSIYFSKVRFYGRRCISYSLDHDRYYPRKQCYDWGEQDPFESIWIDPPQDLSAFV; this is translated from the exons ATGgctggaagaaaaagaagaaaaatgaagtt GTTAGCTGCAACAGCTCCAAATAATGGTGGTGCTTCGACTGAGCAGTGTGAAGGATCTGATGAGCAAAACTCATTGTTTTGTGTACCAATGGAAATTCTTGAACTGATTCTCTCCCGGTTAAACTTGAGAGAAAACATCCGTGCCTCTGCTGTTTGCAAGCAATGGCTTGCTGTTTCCGTCTCTGTACGAGTTGCGAATAAACCACCTTGGCTTATGTTTTTCCCAAAATTCGGTGACTTGGTTGAATTCTACGACCCTTCAGTGAGGCAAACTTATTCAGTTGAGTTACCAGAGTTACGTGGCTCTAGGCTTTGTTACGCGAAAGATGGCTGGTTGCTGCTATACAAACCGAGAACTTTACGTGTGTTGTTCTTCAATCCTTATACGAAGAACGTGATCAATTTACCAAGACTAGAATTAACATACCAGATAGTTGCTTTTTCTGCAGCTCCTACATCTCCGAACTGTATCGTTTTCACAGTTAAGCATATCAGCCCCACTTTGGTCGCAATTAGCACATGTCAACCGGGGGCAACGGAATGGACAACTGCCAATTACCAAAATCGTTTGCCATTTGTTAGCAGCATTTGGAATAAGTTAGTTTTCTGCAATGGTCTCTTTTATTGTCTGAGTCTTACTGGTTGGTTGGGAGTCTATAATCCTGAAGAACGTACTTGGCTTGTTCGTGTGGTTCCACCTCCGAGATGCCCCGAAAATTTTTTCGTGAAAAATTGGTGGAAAGGAAAATTTATGGCAGAGCACAATGGAGATATCTATGTGATATACACTTGCTCTACTGCAAATCCGGTGATATATAAGTTAGACCAAATCAATAAAATTTGGGTGGAGATGCAAACTTTAGGTGGTTTGACACTTTTTGCAAGTTTTCTGTCATCCCAAGCAAGGATAGACGTTCTTGGGGTGATGAGAAATAGTATTTATTTCTCTAAAGTTCGTTTTTATGGAAGGCGTTGCATATCGTATTCCCTCGATCATGACAGATACTACCCGCGAAAGCAGTGTTATGATTGGGGAGAACAAGATCCTTTTGAGAGCATTTGGATTGATCCACCGCAGGACCTTTCGGCCTTTGTCTGA